The following proteins come from a genomic window of Acanthopagrus latus isolate v.2019 chromosome 5, fAcaLat1.1, whole genome shotgun sequence:
- the LOC119019860 gene encoding tripartite motif-containing protein 16-like — protein sequence MEQKAVQLDRETFSCSVCLDLLKDPVATPCGHSYCKNCIKDHWDTEDEKRIYSCPQCRKSFTPRPELLKNTMLAALVEQLKKTELQAAAADLCYAGAEDVACDVCTGRKLRAVKSCLFCMISFCEKHIQPHFEIAAYGKHKLVEPSEKLQENICSRHDEVMKIFCRTDQQCICILCSMDEHKGHDTVSAAAERTERQRELEGSQHNIQQRIQDREEDVKLLQQEVEAINGSADKAVEHSEKIFTQLIRLMEERRSDVKQQVRSQQETEVSRVKELQEKLEQEITELKRKDAELKKLSHTEDHNQFLHNYPSLSALSESTHSSSINIRPLKYFEDVTAAVSELRDKLQDVLRDTWTNISLTVMKVDVLLSNPQPEPKTRADFLRYSREITLDPNTANTQLLLSEGNRKATHTSQQQSYSDHPDRFTGWWQVLSRESLTGRCYWEVERRGTVYVAVAYKNISRAGDSDECGFGFNDKSWRLDCYTDSYNFYHNKVQTPVSGPQSSRVGVYLDHSAGILSFYSVSDTMTLLHRVQTTFTQPLCAGLQFGWFSESSAVFSKLK from the coding sequence ATGGAGCAGAAAGCAGTTCAGCTGGACCGAGAGACTTTCTCTTGTTCCGTCTGTttggatctactgaaggatccggtggcgactccctgtggacacagctactgcaagaactgtattaaagaccactgggacacagaggatgagaagaggatctacagctgccctcagtgcaggaagagcttcacaccgaggcctgagctgctgaaaaacaccatgttagcagctttagtggagcagctgaagaagactgaactccaagctgctgctgctgatctctgctatgctggagctgaagatgtggcctgtgatgtctgcactgggaggaaactgagagctgTCAAGTCCTGTCTGTTCTGTATGATTTCCTTCTGTGAGAAACACATCCAGCCTCACTTTGAAATCGCTGCTTATGGaaaacacaagctggtggagccgtcagagaagctccaggagaacatctgctctcgtcacgatgaggtgatgaagattttctgccgtactgatcagcagtgtatctgtaTTTTGTGCTCCATGGACGAACATAAAggccacgacacagtgtcagctgcagcagagaggactgagaggcagagagagctggaggggagtcaacacaacatccagcagagaatccaggacagagaggaagatgtgaagctgcttcaacaggaggtggaggccatcaatggctctgctgataaagcagtggagcacagtgagaagatcttcacccagctgatccgtctcatggaggaaagacgctctgatgtgaagcagcaggtcagatcccagcaggaaactgaagtgagtcgagtcaaagagcttcaggagaagctggagcaggagatcactgagctgaagaggaaagacgctgagctgaagaagctctcacacacagaggatcacaaccagtttctacacaactacccctcactgtcagcactcagtgagtctacacactcatccagcatcaacatccgtcctctcaagtactttgaggatgtgacagcagctgtgtcagagctcagagacaaactacaggacgtcctgagagacacatggaccaacatctcactgacagtgatgaaagtggatgttttactgtcaaacccacaaccagagccgaagaccagagctgacttcTTAAGATATTCACgtgaaatcacactggatccaaacacagcaaacacacagctgttattatctgaggggaacagaaaagcaacacacacgAGTCAACAACAGTCTTATTCTGatcatccagacagattcactGGGTGGTGGCAGGTCCTgagtagagagagtctgactggacgttgttactgggaggtggagaggagaggaacagtTTATGTAGCAGTCGCATACAAGAATATCAGCAGAGCAGGGGACTCAGATGAATGTGGATTTGGATTCAATGACAAATCTTGGAGGTTAGATTGTTACACAGACAGTTATAACTTTTATCACAACAAAGTCCAAACTCCCGTCTCAGGTCCTCagtcctccagagttggagtgtacctggatcacagtgcaggtattctgtccttctacagcgtctctgacaccatgactctcctccacagagtccagaccacattcactcagccgctctGTGCTGGACTTCAGTTTGGATGGTTTTCTGAATCCTCTGCTGTGTTCAGTAAACTCAAATAG